In Horticoccus luteus, the following proteins share a genomic window:
- a CDS encoding alkaline phosphatase D family protein, which translates to MSTDSAIIWTRLTRNAERVMNGVAFRTRAEIEKDNAPPKNETYEERALRISAPIPENLQLAGHALAEMDGAVPGAEGEVRIVYWAEGDKAETALAWAAISADRDFSHQFALHGLRANCRYRFRAEGRASAAGPTCAQEGSFRTAPAKEAVEPVTFTVVTGQDYARRDDPLNGHKTYRLMAELHPNFFVHTGDCEYYDKPTPLATTPALARFKWDRMYAMPYIRAFHLHVPSYFMKDDHDTLKDDAWPGQTYGELTFADGVRIFREEVPMGEKTYRTARWGKDLQVWMMEGREFRSPNTAPDGPDKTIWGPEQKAWFFRTVQESDATFRILIAPTPVVGPDREAKGDNHANAAFAHEGAELRAFLAAQKNMVVIAGDRHWQYVSADPATGLREYSTGPTSDAHAGGYSLADRTPMHRFLRIKGGFLHVTIERVDGQPRAVFRHYGTDGKVYNEDVVTAEAR; encoded by the coding sequence GTGTCCACGGATTCCGCGATCATCTGGACGCGGCTGACGCGCAACGCGGAACGGGTGATGAACGGCGTGGCATTTCGTACGCGTGCCGAGATCGAGAAGGACAACGCGCCTCCGAAAAACGAAACGTATGAAGAGCGGGCGTTGCGGATCAGCGCGCCGATTCCTGAAAACCTGCAACTCGCGGGCCACGCGCTCGCGGAGATGGACGGAGCAGTGCCCGGCGCCGAAGGGGAAGTGCGAATCGTCTATTGGGCGGAGGGCGACAAGGCGGAGACCGCTCTGGCCTGGGCGGCCATCAGTGCCGATCGGGACTTCTCCCACCAATTCGCGCTGCATGGCTTGCGCGCAAACTGCCGGTATCGGTTTCGGGCCGAAGGGCGGGCATCCGCGGCGGGCCCGACCTGCGCGCAGGAAGGCAGTTTTCGCACGGCGCCCGCGAAAGAGGCGGTTGAGCCGGTGACGTTCACCGTGGTGACGGGACAAGATTACGCGCGGCGCGATGATCCACTCAACGGGCACAAGACCTACCGGTTGATGGCGGAGTTGCACCCGAACTTTTTCGTGCACACGGGCGACTGTGAGTATTACGACAAGCCGACGCCGCTGGCGACGACGCCGGCGTTGGCGCGATTCAAGTGGGACCGCATGTATGCGATGCCGTATATCCGCGCGTTTCATCTCCACGTGCCGAGCTACTTCATGAAGGATGACCATGACACGTTGAAGGACGACGCGTGGCCGGGGCAGACCTACGGCGAACTGACGTTTGCGGACGGAGTGAGAATTTTCCGCGAGGAAGTGCCCATGGGCGAAAAGACCTACCGGACCGCCCGGTGGGGCAAGGATCTGCAAGTGTGGATGATGGAGGGCCGGGAGTTTCGGTCGCCGAATACGGCGCCTGATGGTCCGGACAAAACAATTTGGGGGCCGGAACAGAAAGCGTGGTTTTTCCGGACCGTGCAGGAGTCGGATGCCACGTTTCGCATCCTGATTGCGCCGACGCCGGTCGTGGGACCGGACCGCGAAGCGAAGGGCGACAATCACGCCAATGCGGCCTTCGCGCACGAAGGCGCGGAGTTACGGGCGTTTCTCGCCGCGCAGAAGAACATGGTCGTGATCGCGGGGGACCGGCACTGGCAATACGTCTCGGCGGATCCGGCGACTGGGCTGCGCGAGTATTCGACCGGCCCTACGTCGGACGCGCATGCAGGCGGCTACAGCCTCGCGGACCGCACGCCGATGCATCGCTTTTTGCGCATTAAAGGCGGCTTCCTGCACGTCACCATCGAACGCGTGGACGGCCAGCCGCGCGCTGTTTTTCGTCATTACGGAACCGACGGTAAAGTTTACAACGAAGATGTGGTAACCGCCGAAGCGCGTTAA
- a CDS encoding pectate lyase: MMKHETNDGKEAHDSVPTARRWRAAALVGMGLAAVLPAALSAAEAPRDLRSEATAALKRAATFYRTQVASHGGYAYFYTPDLSERWGEGVGTRDQVWVEPPGTPAVGRAYLEAYAATHDPFYLEAATETGQALVYGQLKSGGWRQTIDFNPKGDRSGDYRNGRGHGMNYSSLDDDQTQAAIQFMVRLDQALDFKNEKIHEVTLFALNSLLQAQFPNGGFPQGWKEPAPNKPIIKAHYPKEWPRLWPHEAYHTYYTLNDGLVGTVSDALLLAYETYHDERYKQALARLGDFLILAQMPEPQPAWCQQYNFNMEPTWARKFEPPAVCGLESEDAVKTLMKIYRVTGDRKYLAPLPRAIAYLQTCLLPDGRMPRYRELETNRPLYMNRKPGVSGSSNAPGYYDLTYSDKDLPKHYGWKQPSSINELAAEFAAIDQPGAAKVVDGQTFTEAGKLIAVARVAGQEATAEELAPDVQRIIAALDDQGRWITTHDGSKLVGQPNFKKGFRYIGSNVFNHHVEQLSAYIAATAK; the protein is encoded by the coding sequence ATGATGAAACACGAAACGAATGACGGAAAAGAAGCGCACGACAGCGTGCCGACCGCGCGCCGGTGGCGAGCAGCGGCGTTAGTGGGAATGGGTCTGGCCGCGGTGTTGCCGGCCGCCTTGTCGGCGGCCGAGGCGCCGCGGGATTTGCGCAGCGAAGCGACGGCGGCGCTCAAGCGCGCGGCGACGTTCTATCGCACGCAAGTCGCCTCGCACGGCGGCTACGCGTATTTCTACACCCCGGACTTGAGCGAGCGCTGGGGTGAAGGCGTGGGCACGCGTGATCAGGTTTGGGTGGAGCCGCCGGGCACTCCGGCGGTCGGGCGCGCCTACTTGGAGGCTTACGCCGCGACGCACGACCCGTTCTATCTGGAGGCGGCGACGGAGACTGGCCAGGCATTGGTCTATGGTCAGTTGAAGTCGGGCGGATGGCGGCAAACGATCGACTTCAACCCGAAGGGCGACCGCAGCGGCGACTATCGGAACGGCCGGGGCCATGGGATGAACTACTCGTCGCTCGACGACGATCAAACGCAGGCCGCGATCCAATTCATGGTGCGGCTGGACCAGGCGCTGGACTTCAAGAACGAGAAGATCCACGAGGTGACCCTGTTCGCGTTGAACAGCCTGTTGCAGGCGCAGTTTCCCAACGGTGGATTTCCGCAAGGTTGGAAGGAGCCGGCGCCGAACAAGCCCATCATCAAGGCGCACTACCCGAAGGAGTGGCCGCGCCTTTGGCCGCACGAGGCGTATCACACCTACTACACGTTGAACGACGGCTTGGTGGGCACGGTCTCGGATGCGCTGCTGCTTGCCTACGAGACCTACCACGACGAGCGCTACAAGCAGGCGCTCGCGCGGTTGGGAGACTTTTTGATTTTGGCGCAAATGCCCGAGCCGCAACCGGCGTGGTGCCAGCAATACAATTTCAACATGGAGCCCACGTGGGCGCGGAAGTTTGAGCCCCCGGCCGTATGCGGCCTGGAGTCGGAAGACGCCGTGAAGACCTTGATGAAGATCTATCGGGTCACCGGGGACCGGAAGTATCTGGCGCCGTTGCCGCGCGCGATTGCCTATCTGCAAACGTGCCTCCTGCCGGACGGCCGCATGCCGCGCTACCGCGAACTCGAGACCAACCGGCCGCTCTACATGAACCGCAAACCGGGCGTGAGCGGCTCGTCGAACGCTCCCGGCTACTACGACCTGACCTACAGCGACAAAGACCTGCCAAAGCACTACGGGTGGAAACAACCGTCGAGCATCAATGAACTCGCAGCGGAGTTTGCGGCCATCGATCAACCGGGCGCCGCCAAAGTGGTCGACGGCCAGACGTTCACGGAAGCGGGCAAACTGATCGCGGTCGCCCGCGTAGCCGGCCAGGAAGCGACGGCGGAGGAGTTGGCGCCGGACGTGCAACGGATCATCGCGGCGCTCGACGACCAGGGGCGCTGGATCACGACGCACGACGGCTCAAAATTGGTGGGCCAGCCGAATTTCAAGAAGGGCTTCCGCTACATTGGCAGCAATGTCTTCAACCATCATGTCGAACAACTCAGCGCGTATATTGCCGCGACCGCAAAATAG
- a CDS encoding DUF4838 domain-containing protein: protein MKVLSALALLAIVGAARGGSGEAAMALARMDDRPEAAPAAAVTIVTAAGCPEAVRYAAQELAYHLEKATGHRPPVVDEAQARGLAARLIFLGDTAAARAAAIEGRKLAVETFTVRSTAAGLIIAGRDAPGDPLDLSTSAGTLFGVYEWLERTQGVRWLWPGELGTYVPRAERIEFGRMDVTMAPRFFQRHVRPGLNFAKDLDHPELGFTPAATQAYAQEQQVFLRRHRLGRSYRISYGHDEFKTWWQKYGATHPEWFQLVNGKRGPATPGARFSMCVSNPGLHREIVAQWKKRGGAAAGTLPSFINAVDNDILGLCECDACRAWDGPPPPDKDKYYLPKFKMHGARFVTDRYARFVLAVQQLAAKENPDVTAIGYAYFNYFQPPTSGVQLNSHILIAFSPSAGWYPRFDDEHAWYKAQWDGWSRTGARLFFRPDYFLDGYDMPFIFAHQFADDFQHAVRHGCVATDFDSLTGQWAVQGPTLYLLMRLHTEPDAPVDELLAEYYGGFGPAARQVQAYFDYWERYTMDNRPLIFSAFEDREAMRWRTWAKVPHRIFPDECFGPAEALLDEAAQAARGDREAVARVQFLRDGLTQAQLSVQAARLLTLSDPESTPDRGREAVAALIRFRRAHEREWIGNFDHSAWVEDKSWRFAPETTKTQPAAPLTVTD from the coding sequence ATGAAGGTTCTGTCCGCGCTCGCGCTCCTGGCTATCGTCGGCGCCGCGCGCGGCGGTTCGGGAGAAGCCGCGATGGCTCTTGCGCGGATGGATGACCGCCCGGAGGCAGCACCCGCCGCAGCGGTGACGATCGTCACTGCTGCTGGATGTCCGGAAGCGGTGCGTTACGCAGCGCAGGAGCTCGCCTATCACCTGGAAAAAGCGACCGGCCACCGGCCGCCGGTGGTGGATGAAGCGCAAGCGCGCGGACTCGCCGCGAGGCTGATTTTTCTGGGAGATACGGCGGCGGCGCGAGCGGCGGCGATCGAAGGTCGGAAACTGGCGGTGGAAACTTTCACGGTGCGCAGCACGGCGGCGGGTTTGATCATCGCGGGCCGCGATGCGCCGGGTGATCCGCTCGATTTGAGCACATCGGCCGGCACGCTGTTTGGTGTTTATGAATGGCTGGAGCGCACCCAAGGCGTGCGCTGGCTGTGGCCGGGCGAACTTGGCACGTATGTGCCGCGCGCCGAGCGGATCGAGTTTGGTCGGATGGATGTGACCATGGCGCCGCGATTCTTTCAGCGTCACGTGCGGCCGGGACTCAACTTCGCGAAGGATCTCGACCACCCCGAGCTCGGATTCACGCCGGCGGCGACGCAGGCTTACGCGCAGGAACAGCAGGTTTTTCTCCGCCGGCACCGGCTGGGGCGCAGCTATCGGATCAGTTACGGCCACGATGAGTTCAAGACGTGGTGGCAAAAATACGGCGCCACGCATCCCGAGTGGTTTCAATTGGTGAATGGCAAACGCGGACCGGCGACGCCGGGGGCGCGTTTCTCGATGTGCGTCTCGAACCCCGGTCTGCACCGCGAAATTGTCGCCCAGTGGAAGAAGCGCGGCGGAGCGGCGGCGGGGACCCTGCCGAGCTTCATCAACGCAGTGGACAACGATATTCTCGGCCTGTGCGAATGCGACGCCTGCCGGGCCTGGGACGGGCCGCCGCCGCCGGACAAGGACAAGTATTACCTGCCGAAATTCAAAATGCACGGGGCGCGTTTTGTGACGGACCGCTATGCGCGTTTCGTGCTGGCGGTGCAGCAGCTCGCGGCAAAGGAAAATCCGGACGTCACCGCGATCGGCTATGCGTATTTCAATTATTTCCAGCCGCCGACGTCGGGCGTACAGCTCAATTCGCACATCCTGATCGCTTTCAGTCCGTCGGCGGGGTGGTATCCGCGATTCGACGATGAGCATGCCTGGTATAAGGCGCAATGGGACGGCTGGAGCCGCACGGGCGCGCGGCTGTTTTTCCGCCCCGACTACTTTCTCGACGGCTACGACATGCCCTTCATTTTCGCGCATCAGTTCGCCGATGATTTTCAGCACGCCGTGCGCCATGGTTGCGTTGCCACGGACTTCGATTCGCTCACGGGCCAGTGGGCGGTGCAAGGGCCGACCCTCTACCTGTTGATGCGTCTGCACACGGAGCCGGACGCTCCAGTCGATGAACTGCTCGCAGAATACTACGGCGGCTTTGGTCCGGCGGCCCGGCAGGTGCAGGCGTATTTCGATTACTGGGAGCGTTACACGATGGACAACCGTCCGCTGATCTTCAGCGCGTTTGAAGATCGCGAAGCCATGCGCTGGCGCACGTGGGCGAAAGTGCCGCACCGGATTTTTCCCGACGAGTGCTTCGGTCCGGCGGAGGCGTTGCTGGACGAGGCGGCGCAGGCGGCGCGAGGCGACCGGGAGGCGGTCGCACGCGTGCAGTTCCTGCGCGACGGATTGACGCAGGCGCAGCTCAGCGTGCAGGCGGCGCGGTTGCTGACGCTCTCCGATCCAGAGTCGACGCCGGATCGCGGCCGCGAGGCGGTGGCGGCGTTGATCCGCTTCCGCCGCGCGCATGAACGCGAGTGGATCGGCAATTTCGATCACAGTGCGTGGGTGGAGGACAAGAGCTGGCGGTTCGCGCCCGAAACGACGAAAACGCAGCCCGCGGCGCCGCTGACCGTGACAGATTAA
- a CDS encoding sulfatase family protein, whose product MSSTIMSNNSARILPRPQNRPAVALGWRGAVLGAALLAGCGAAAEPAATAAAPARPNIVMIVADDHGTDGLGCYGNPVVRTPNLDALAADGTRFTAAFCTTASCSPSRATILSGLQSHHNGMYGLQHDEHHFQSFDSVRSLSVILAEAGYRTARIGKYHIAPEKVFAFQTVLSEGHANDPKTIGRSPVEMAEMSRGVIEAKDDRPFFLYYATDDPHRSNAFRPDGKPTFKTYPNPNSFGNRPQGYPGVTPVAFRPEDVVVPSYLPDNEATRLELAQYYQSIARLDQGVGKLIGVLKAAGKYENTLILYLSDNGPAFPGSKTTLYEPGMRLPLLVRAPGRQHPGALQSAMVSWADLTPTVLDVAGVAYDEKQFDGRSFRAGLDGGALAGWDRVFASHTFHQITMYYPMRVIRTPRYKLIHNLAHELTFPLARDLVESSTWISAVLAPKQVRGPDTEEKTPTWLPSAESERRMFGQRTVAAFLHRPEYELYDLEQDPDEVNNLTDDPGHAAVKQQLMAELTAFQRRTRDPWENP is encoded by the coding sequence ATGTCTTCAACCATCATGTCGAACAACTCAGCGCGTATATTGCCGCGACCGCAAAATAGACCGGCCGTCGCCCTAGGGTGGCGGGGGGCGGTGCTCGGAGCGGCGCTGCTGGCAGGCTGCGGTGCGGCGGCGGAACCCGCGGCGACGGCCGCGGCGCCCGCTCGCCCGAACATCGTGATGATCGTGGCGGACGATCACGGCACCGATGGGCTGGGATGCTACGGCAATCCGGTGGTGCGCACGCCGAATCTCGACGCACTCGCGGCGGACGGCACGCGCTTCACCGCGGCGTTTTGCACGACGGCCAGTTGCAGTCCGTCGCGCGCGACGATTCTCAGCGGGCTGCAGAGTCACCATAACGGCATGTATGGCTTGCAGCACGACGAGCATCACTTTCAGAGCTTCGACAGTGTCCGCAGTTTGTCGGTGATCCTGGCGGAAGCCGGTTACCGCACGGCGCGCATCGGGAAGTATCACATCGCGCCAGAGAAGGTGTTCGCGTTTCAAACCGTGCTCTCGGAAGGGCACGCGAACGATCCGAAGACGATCGGGCGCAGCCCGGTGGAGATGGCGGAAATGTCGCGCGGCGTGATCGAGGCGAAGGACGACCGGCCGTTCTTTCTCTATTACGCGACCGACGATCCGCATCGCTCGAACGCGTTTCGTCCGGACGGGAAGCCGACTTTCAAGACGTATCCGAATCCCAACAGCTTCGGCAATCGGCCGCAGGGTTATCCGGGCGTGACGCCCGTCGCGTTTCGTCCGGAGGACGTGGTCGTGCCGTCGTATTTGCCCGACAACGAAGCCACGCGCCTTGAACTGGCCCAGTATTACCAGTCGATTGCGCGCCTGGACCAGGGCGTCGGCAAACTGATCGGCGTGCTGAAGGCCGCGGGGAAGTACGAGAACACGTTGATTCTGTACCTTTCGGACAACGGGCCGGCGTTTCCTGGCTCGAAGACGACGCTCTACGAACCCGGGATGCGCCTGCCGTTGCTGGTGCGGGCACCGGGCCGACAACACCCGGGAGCGCTGCAGTCGGCGATGGTCTCGTGGGCGGACCTGACGCCGACGGTGCTGGACGTCGCGGGCGTGGCCTACGACGAGAAGCAGTTCGACGGCCGATCGTTTCGCGCGGGCTTGGATGGTGGCGCATTGGCGGGATGGGACCGGGTCTTTGCTTCGCACACGTTTCATCAAATCACGATGTATTACCCGATGCGCGTCATCCGGACGCCGCGCTACAAATTGATTCACAACCTCGCGCATGAGCTCACGTTTCCGCTCGCGCGGGATCTGGTCGAGTCGTCGACGTGGATCAGCGCGGTGCTGGCGCCGAAACAGGTGCGTGGGCCGGACACGGAGGAGAAAACGCCCACGTGGCTGCCGAGCGCCGAGAGCGAGCGGCGGATGTTTGGCCAACGCACGGTCGCCGCGTTTCTGCATCGGCCCGAATACGAGCTTTACGATCTGGAGCAGGATCCGGACGAGGTGAACAACCTCACCGACGATCCCGGTCACGCGGCCGTGAAGCAGCAGCTCATGGCTGAACTCACGGCCTTTCAGCGGCGGACCAGGGATCCGTGGGAAAATCCGTGA
- a CDS encoding energy transducer TonB, translated as MKRLLLLSFSLLTLHAGRAQEIVVAKEGFATNPVVAVKQDDTPIVAVKGGKARAAVAKAKLMTRPASTFHDAFFTVKPYKIQAAAEEGQLLITGTVVPDRAIPRSFVAVEVKETDGTTKYVRVAALPDNLSPTKPGAFAIQVAGKNAKKSKLRPDVHFFAGAFEVINSTMTPDAIKKAKETRDAFTLKRTPARDLVPVYAEAPIYPASLRASGEAGSAKVLCHVDREGVVTDAKVQEASAPEFGQAAAEALRGWLFAPAIKDGQFVELDVLIPIEFAPVKK; from the coding sequence ATGAAACGTCTGCTCCTCCTTTCCTTTTCTCTCCTTACTCTCCACGCCGGCCGGGCGCAGGAGATCGTCGTGGCGAAGGAAGGTTTCGCGACGAACCCGGTGGTCGCCGTGAAGCAGGATGACACGCCGATTGTCGCAGTGAAAGGCGGCAAGGCGCGGGCGGCGGTCGCGAAGGCGAAGCTCATGACCAGGCCCGCCAGCACGTTTCACGACGCGTTTTTCACGGTGAAGCCCTACAAGATCCAAGCAGCGGCGGAAGAAGGGCAGTTGCTGATCACGGGGACGGTCGTGCCTGACCGGGCGATTCCCCGCAGCTTCGTGGCGGTCGAGGTGAAGGAGACGGATGGGACGACGAAATACGTCCGCGTGGCGGCGTTGCCGGACAACCTCAGTCCGACGAAGCCGGGCGCATTCGCGATTCAGGTGGCGGGAAAGAACGCGAAGAAATCGAAGCTCCGCCCGGACGTGCATTTTTTCGCGGGGGCGTTCGAGGTGATCAATTCGACCATGACACCTGACGCGATCAAGAAGGCCAAGGAAACGCGCGATGCCTTCACGTTGAAGCGCACGCCAGCGCGCGATCTGGTCCCGGTTTACGCGGAAGCGCCCATCTATCCTGCATCGCTGCGCGCTTCGGGCGAGGCCGGCTCCGCCAAAGTGTTGTGCCATGTCGACCGGGAAGGCGTGGTTACGGACGCGAAAGTGCAGGAGGCGAGTGCTCCGGAATTTGGACAGGCGGCCGCGGAGGCGCTCCGGGGCTGGCTGTTTGCTCCGGCGATCAAAGACGGTCAATTCGTCGAACTCGACGTGCTGATCCCGATCGAATTTGCGCCCGTGAAGAAGTGA
- a CDS encoding multiheme c-type cytochrome, with protein sequence MLRSRVARRRAGFVALGVYGAGVFASIVATAFSGCAPKSPAPSPPAVAAAAHGLRAQDCRACHEDIYRAWSNSHHALANRSVTAALDRAAFDPPAEIALGNAHDSLAWADHGAVIRERYGDAPAREYRPDMVLGVAPLRQYIVPLARGFWQTFEQAYDPAKKEWFNVFGAENRQPGEWGHWTGRGMNWNSRCAHCHMTGLRKNYDIATDTYATTWSEQGVSCVQCHGAMAGHAATPRARSDSPHHDARTMMETCAACHSRNELLIGNLTPGERFADHHRLVLPVAPGVYYPDGQTQDEDFEYGSFVRSKMHHAGVTCLDCHDPHTGQTRLPAATNALCLQCHASGGRPGLQPTAPIIDPVAHSHHATGSPGNLCVECHMPHTNYMQRHARRDHGFLSPDPLLTKELGIPNACNRCHTDRSTDWAIAAADRWYGAKLDRRQRDRARAVAAAQQGDANAAAPLLALLADEPIPSWRATLLLLAGNVAPHAPAVLAAAHTALTDDDPDVRSAAVQVSSADDTARRMLQPQLHDPVRLVRLDAEEALSPELAPDSPERRELDAYLALSLDQPAGQARVGQDLLRRGLKADGLAHLQRAVEWDAFSPALRRTLALALADAGDNAAAAAQFDRAAALAPADATLAFQAGLAHAAASEWTATEASFREAVRRDPKFDRAWYNLGLLLAQTNRLPAASQALVTATELVPASAEYHYALATVLWQLHDREAARAEAETTLTLQPGHSAAAALLRALGASR encoded by the coding sequence TTGCTGCGCTCCCGAGTCGCCCGCCGCCGGGCGGGCTTCGTGGCGCTCGGGGTGTATGGCGCCGGCGTTTTCGCCTCCATCGTCGCCACGGCGTTCAGCGGCTGCGCGCCCAAATCGCCCGCGCCATCGCCGCCCGCCGTGGCCGCCGCGGCGCACGGACTCCGCGCGCAAGATTGCCGCGCCTGTCACGAGGATATTTATCGCGCCTGGTCCAACTCGCATCACGCCCTGGCCAACCGCTCCGTCACCGCCGCGCTCGATCGCGCCGCCTTCGACCCGCCGGCCGAAATCGCGCTCGGCAACGCCCACGACTCTCTGGCGTGGGCTGACCACGGCGCCGTGATCCGCGAACGCTATGGCGACGCCCCTGCGCGCGAATACCGCCCGGACATGGTCCTCGGCGTCGCTCCGCTTCGCCAATACATCGTCCCGCTCGCACGCGGTTTCTGGCAGACCTTCGAACAAGCCTACGATCCCGCGAAAAAGGAATGGTTCAACGTGTTCGGCGCCGAAAACCGGCAGCCCGGCGAATGGGGCCACTGGACCGGCCGCGGCATGAATTGGAATTCCCGTTGCGCGCACTGCCACATGACCGGTCTGCGCAAAAACTACGACATCGCCACCGATACCTACGCCACCACGTGGAGCGAACAGGGCGTCTCCTGCGTGCAATGCCACGGCGCCATGGCCGGCCACGCCGCCACTCCACGCGCTCGCTCCGATTCACCTCATCACGACGCGCGCACGATGATGGAAACGTGCGCCGCCTGCCACAGTCGCAACGAACTTCTCATCGGCAACCTCACGCCCGGCGAACGCTTCGCCGACCACCATCGCCTCGTCCTCCCGGTCGCCCCGGGCGTTTATTATCCCGACGGCCAGACGCAGGACGAAGATTTCGAATACGGCTCCTTCGTGCGCAGCAAGATGCACCACGCCGGAGTCACGTGCCTCGATTGTCACGATCCCCACACCGGTCAGACCCGGCTCCCCGCCGCCACCAACGCGCTCTGCCTCCAATGCCATGCCAGCGGCGGTCGTCCCGGCCTCCAGCCCACCGCGCCAATCATCGATCCCGTCGCCCATTCGCATCACGCCACGGGCAGCCCGGGCAACCTGTGCGTCGAGTGCCACATGCCGCACACGAACTACATGCAGCGCCACGCCCGCCGCGATCATGGTTTCCTTTCGCCCGACCCGCTGCTCACGAAAGAGCTCGGCATCCCCAACGCGTGCAACCGTTGCCACACGGATCGCTCCACCGACTGGGCCATCGCCGCGGCGGATCGTTGGTATGGCGCCAAACTTGATCGCCGCCAGCGGGACCGCGCCCGCGCCGTCGCCGCCGCGCAACAAGGCGACGCCAACGCCGCCGCGCCCTTGCTCGCGCTCCTCGCGGACGAGCCCATCCCCTCGTGGCGCGCCACCCTTCTGCTGCTCGCGGGCAACGTCGCCCCGCACGCACCGGCTGTCCTGGCGGCCGCGCACACTGCATTGACCGACGACGATCCGGACGTGCGTTCCGCCGCCGTGCAGGTCTCGTCCGCCGACGACACCGCCCGCCGCATGTTGCAACCGCAGTTGCACGATCCGGTCCGTCTCGTGCGGCTCGATGCGGAAGAAGCGCTCTCGCCCGAGCTCGCGCCCGACTCGCCCGAGCGTCGCGAACTCGATGCCTATCTCGCGCTGAGCCTTGATCAACCCGCCGGACAGGCGCGCGTCGGGCAGGATCTTCTCCGCCGCGGCCTCAAGGCCGACGGTCTCGCGCACCTGCAACGCGCCGTCGAATGGGATGCCTTTTCGCCCGCGCTTCGCCGCACGCTCGCGCTCGCCCTGGCCGACGCCGGTGACAACGCCGCGGCCGCCGCGCAATTCGATCGCGCCGCCGCGCTCGCCCCCGCCGATGCCACCCTCGCCTTCCAAGCCGGCCTCGCGCACGCCGCCGCCTCGGAATGGACCGCGACGGAGGCGTCGTTCCGTGAAGCCGTTCGCCGCGATCCCAAGTTCGATCGCGCCTGGTATAACCTCGGCTTGCTCCTCGCGCAGACGAACCGCCTGCCCGCGGCCTCGCAGGCGCTCGTGACCGCGACCGAGTTGGTGCCCGCGTCCGCCGAATACCACTACGCGCTGGCGACGGTGCTCTGGCAACTCCACGACCGCGAAGCCGCGCGGGCGGAGGCGGAAACGACCCTCACGCTGCAACCCGGCCACTCCGCGGCCGCCGCCCTGCTGCGCGCCCTCGGCGCTTCGCGTTAG